The proteins below come from a single Lactobacillus johnsonii genomic window:
- the ylxM gene encoding YlxM family DNA-binding protein, translated as MDELEKNERLGDLFAYYGPLLTKGQQEYFEDYYYNDLSLGEIADNHHVSRQAVYDNLKRSSRALEKYEDKLHMKRDYTQIEEKITEAVYALEHGKINRAQIELLKLLRQMGVE; from the coding sequence ATGGATGAACTTGAAAAAAATGAAAGATTAGGCGACTTATTTGCCTACTACGGTCCATTATTAACAAAAGGACAACAAGAGTATTTTGAGGATTATTATTACAATGATCTTTCTTTAGGAGAAATTGCGGATAATCACCATGTCTCTCGACAAGCTGTTTATGATAATTTGAAACGAAGCAGCCGTGCTTTAGAAAAATATGAAGATAAACTTCATATGAAACGTGATTATACTCAAATAGAAGAAAAAATTACTGAGGCAGTATATGCCCTTGAACATGGCAAAATTAATCGAGCTCAGATTGAACTTTTGAAATTATTAAGACAAATGGGAGTAGAATAG
- the ftsY gene encoding signal recognition particle-docking protein FtsY has translation MGLFDKIKKSLFGHKDEEQEESKKELTENPNEELQEPAQTNEAEDIQKNEEVVEPKSESSEDETEEETEEVKETPGWSDAGTAFEEKQDEVQEAEDLQEDQESSNLEKEEEKPEETESSEESAEEVTTEDEQERYDKGLEKTNHSFGARLNAFFAKFRTVDENFFDDLEDLLIESDVGFETAEELTDSLRDEAKLQNAKSHDALKQVIVEKLVDIYDKGGEGEDSKLADDPSAKPNVYLFVGVNGAGKTTTIGKLAKRIKDSGKSVMMVAADTFRAGAVEQLVEWGRRDGVEVITGPEKADPASVVYNGVKKAKERGIDFLLVDTAGRLQNKVNLMSELDKIKRTIKKILPDQPNEVLLVLDGSTGQNALLQAKDFDKTTKLTGLVLTKLDGSSKGGVVLAIRNEMDLPVKLVGLGEKVDDLANFDAEKFAIGLFQGLI, from the coding sequence GTGGGATTATTTGATAAAATCAAGAAATCGCTCTTTGGTCATAAAGATGAAGAACAAGAAGAAAGTAAAAAAGAACTAACTGAAAATCCAAATGAAGAACTTCAAGAGCCTGCACAAACCAATGAAGCTGAAGATATTCAAAAAAATGAAGAGGTTGTAGAACCTAAGTCAGAATCTTCTGAAGATGAAACTGAAGAAGAAACTGAAGAAGTTAAGGAGACTCCAGGCTGGAGTGATGCCGGAACTGCTTTTGAAGAAAAACAGGATGAAGTTCAAGAAGCTGAAGATCTTCAAGAAGATCAAGAATCATCTAATTTAGAAAAAGAAGAAGAAAAGCCCGAAGAAACTGAATCTTCTGAAGAGAGCGCTGAAGAAGTAACTACAGAAGATGAACAGGAAAGATATGACAAAGGGTTAGAAAAAACCAATCATTCTTTTGGGGCACGCCTAAATGCATTTTTTGCTAAATTTAGAACAGTTGATGAAAACTTTTTTGATGATCTTGAAGATTTATTAATTGAATCTGACGTCGGTTTTGAAACTGCTGAAGAATTAACTGATTCTTTAAGGGATGAAGCCAAACTCCAAAATGCAAAAAGCCACGATGCCTTAAAGCAAGTAATAGTTGAAAAATTAGTCGATATTTATGATAAAGGCGGGGAAGGTGAAGATTCTAAATTAGCCGATGATCCTTCTGCAAAGCCTAATGTTTATCTTTTTGTTGGTGTTAATGGAGCTGGAAAAACAACAACAATTGGTAAATTAGCTAAGCGAATTAAAGACTCGGGCAAGTCTGTCATGATGGTAGCTGCCGATACTTTTAGAGCCGGTGCTGTAGAGCAATTGGTAGAATGGGGTCGACGTGATGGCGTTGAAGTAATCACTGGTCCTGAAAAAGCTGATCCGGCTTCTGTAGTTTATAATGGTGTTAAAAAAGCTAAAGAGAGAGGAATCGATTTCTTATTAGTTGATACAGCAGGTCGTCTTCAAAATAAGGTCAATTTAATGAGCGAGCTTGATAAAATTAAGCGAACAATAAAGAAAATCTTGCCAGATCAACCAAATGAGGTTCTTTTAGTCCTTGATGGCTCAACAGGTCAAAATGCATTACTACAAGCAAAAGACTTTGATAAAACTACTAAACTTACAGGTTTAGTTTTAACTAAGCTTGATGGCTCATCTAAAGGTGGAGTAGTATTAGCAATTAGAAATGAAATGGATTTGCCAGTTAAATTAGTTGGGCTGGGAGAAAAAGTTGATGATTTAGCAAACTTTGATGCAGAAAAATTTGCAATCGGGCTCTTCCAAGGATTAATCTAA
- the ffh gene encoding signal recognition particle protein encodes MAFENLSERLQKALKNLTGKGKISEADINDASREIRLALLEADVNFKVVKDFIKKIKKEALGKEVQDSLNPGQQIIKIVDDELTKMMGEEAVSLNKSPHIPTIIMMVGLQGTGKTTTVGKLANYLMKNEKARPLLIAGDIYRPAAIEQLKQIGQQLDVPVYSEDNQDVAEIVKHGLEEADKNKNDYVLIDTAGRLEIDEQLMDELKRVTEVAHPDNTLLVVDAMTGQAATQVAEGFNNDLDLTGIVLTKLDGDTRGGAALSIRAVTGLPIIFTGQGEKLTDLSTFHPDRMASRILGMGDMLTLIEKAQQDYDAKEAEKMAEKMRENTFDFNDFIDQMEQVQKMGPLDQIIKMIPGLGNNPALKNIQIPEKQIDHIKAIVYSMTPEERENPDILNPSRRRRIAAGSGRSIAEVNRMIKQFKQSKEMMQKMTKGDMGELANLPGMNSPMGKMAMRSMNKRFKKNKKKRMKNIKRYRSK; translated from the coding sequence ATGGCTTTTGAAAATTTAAGTGAAAGACTTCAAAAAGCATTAAAAAATTTAACTGGTAAAGGTAAGATCTCAGAAGCGGATATTAATGACGCTAGTCGTGAAATTCGATTGGCTTTATTAGAAGCGGACGTTAACTTTAAGGTTGTAAAAGACTTTATTAAAAAAATAAAAAAGGAAGCTTTAGGTAAAGAAGTCCAAGATAGCTTAAATCCAGGACAACAAATCATCAAAATTGTTGATGACGAGTTAACGAAAATGATGGGAGAAGAGGCTGTTTCTCTTAATAAATCTCCACATATTCCAACAATCATTATGATGGTCGGTTTACAGGGTACTGGTAAAACTACTACTGTTGGTAAACTTGCAAATTACTTAATGAAGAACGAAAAAGCTCGTCCATTGTTAATTGCAGGTGATATTTACCGTCCAGCTGCTATTGAGCAGTTAAAGCAAATTGGTCAACAATTAGACGTACCGGTTTATAGTGAAGATAACCAAGATGTAGCAGAAATTGTAAAGCATGGTCTTGAAGAAGCTGATAAAAATAAAAATGACTATGTCTTGATTGATACGGCTGGGCGTCTTGAAATTGATGAGCAATTGATGGATGAATTGAAGCGTGTAACTGAAGTTGCTCATCCTGATAATACTTTATTAGTTGTTGATGCAATGACAGGTCAAGCAGCTACACAAGTAGCAGAAGGATTTAATAATGACTTAGATCTGACTGGAATTGTTTTGACTAAGCTTGATGGGGATACTCGTGGTGGTGCCGCACTTTCTATTCGTGCTGTCACTGGTCTTCCAATTATCTTTACCGGTCAAGGTGAAAAATTAACGGATCTTTCTACTTTCCATCCTGATCGAATGGCTTCACGTATCCTAGGTATGGGTGATATGTTGACCTTAATTGAGAAGGCTCAGCAAGATTACGATGCTAAAGAAGCCGAAAAGATGGCTGAAAAGATGCGGGAAAATACTTTTGATTTTAATGATTTTATTGATCAAATGGAGCAAGTTCAAAAAATGGGTCCTCTAGATCAAATCATTAAAATGATCCCTGGATTGGGTAATAATCCTGCTCTTAAAAATATTCAGATTCCGGAAAAACAAATCGATCACATTAAGGCTATTGTTTATTCAATGACCCCAGAAGAGCGTGAAAATCCTGATATTCTTAATCCGTCAAGAAGACGTAGAATTGCTGCTGGTTCCGGTAGATCGATCGCTGAAGTTAACCGAATGATTAAACAATTTAAGCAATCAAAAGAAATGATGCAAAAGATGACCAAAGGTGATATGGGTGAATTGGCTAACTTACCAGGAATGAATTCACCAATGGGCAAGATGGCGATGAGATCAATGAATAAGCGCTTTAAGAAAAATAAGAAGAAACGGATGAAGAATATTAAGCGTTATCGTTCAAAATAA
- a CDS encoding C69 family dipeptidase, giving the protein MKHLSACTTILVGKKASIDGSVMISRNDDTAGAITPQKFIIEPAVHGEKGRKIKSWLNKFEMELPEDAQRVPAVPNVDYKKLGYYDESGINQKNVAMSCTESTYGNERTLAFDPLVKDGLDEDCMQTVVLPYIDSARDGVKRLGSLIKKYGSPAGNSVLFGDKDEVWYMEIVTGHHWVAQRIPDDCYAATGNRVAIQQVNFDDPDNFMWSEGIQEFVEEHHLNPDHEGWNFRHIFGTYTEQDRHYNTSRQWYIQKLFNPEIEQDPEDPDIPFIRKASKKLAKEDIEFALGSHYQDTPFDPFGHGTEEEKHRYRPIGLNRTQNSHILQIRSDVPEEMAGIMWLCIGGPTFTPYIPFFANMNETDPSFNNTSMTYNKDDAWWYYKSLAALVESHYPQFVQLDTKYLEELNRYYRGRVEEIIENAKDLNGEELTDYLTRENQKTVAHTKKDSEELMGQMFTDAIKMSKLTFKMDPNL; this is encoded by the coding sequence ATGAAGCATTTAAGTGCATGTACGACTATTTTAGTTGGAAAAAAAGCATCAATTGATGGATCAGTAATGATTTCACGTAATGACGATACTGCAGGTGCAATTACGCCACAAAAGTTTATTATTGAGCCAGCTGTTCATGGTGAAAAGGGACGTAAAATTAAATCTTGGCTTAATAAGTTTGAAATGGAGCTTCCTGAAGATGCTCAAAGAGTTCCAGCAGTTCCAAATGTTGACTATAAAAAGTTAGGTTATTATGACGAAAGCGGTATCAACCAAAAGAATGTTGCTATGTCATGTACTGAATCAACTTATGGTAACGAAAGAACGTTAGCATTTGATCCATTAGTTAAAGATGGTTTAGATGAAGATTGTATGCAGACTGTAGTTTTGCCATATATTGATTCCGCAAGAGATGGTGTAAAACGTCTTGGTTCCTTAATTAAAAAGTATGGTTCACCTGCTGGAAACTCAGTTTTGTTTGGTGACAAAGATGAAGTATGGTATATGGAAATTGTCACGGGACACCACTGGGTTGCTCAACGTATTCCCGATGATTGTTATGCAGCAACTGGTAACCGTGTTGCTATTCAACAAGTTAACTTTGATGATCCAGATAACTTTATGTGGAGTGAAGGAATTCAAGAATTCGTTGAAGAACACCACTTGAATCCTGACCATGAAGGTTGGAATTTCCGCCACATTTTTGGAACTTATACTGAACAAGATCGTCACTACAACACTAGTCGTCAATGGTATATCCAAAAACTTTTCAACCCAGAAATTGAACAGGATCCTGAAGACCCAGATATTCCTTTCATTAGAAAAGCTTCTAAGAAATTGGCTAAGGAAGATATTGAATTTGCACTTGGTTCTCATTATCAAGATACTCCATTTGATCCGTTTGGTCATGGAACTGAGGAAGAGAAGCATCGTTATCGTCCAATTGGTTTAAATAGAACTCAAAACTCACATATTTTGCAAATTAGAAGTGATGTTCCTGAAGAAATGGCTGGTATTATGTGGTTATGTATTGGTGGACCAACATTTACCCCATATATCCCATTCTTTGCTAATATGAACGAAACTGATCCATCATTTAACAATACGTCAATGACCTATAATAAAGATGATGCATGGTGGTACTACAAATCTTTGGCTGCTTTAGTTGAAAGCCATTATCCTCAATTTGTTCAACTTGATACTAAATATCTTGAAGAGTTGAATAGATACTACCGCGGTAGAGTTGAAGAAATTATTGAAAATGCTAAAGATTTAAACGGTGAGGAATTAACCGACTACTTGACTCGTGAAAACCAAAAGACTGTTGCTCATACTAAGAAAGATAGTGAAGAATTAATGGGTCAAATGTTTACTGATGCAATTAAGATGTCTAAGTTAACATTTAAAATGGATCCAAATCTTTAA
- the rpsP gene encoding 30S ribosomal protein S16, translating into MSVKIRMRRMGSKRKPFYRIVVADSRMPRDGRFIEEVGYYNPLTNPDEVKLEEDKIFEWLEKGAQPSDTVRSLLSKAGLMTRYHDAKYGK; encoded by the coding sequence ATGTCTGTTAAGATTCGTATGCGCCGTATGGGCTCAAAGAGAAAACCTTTTTACCGTATTGTAGTTGCTGATTCACGTATGCCACGTGATGGCCGTTTCATCGAAGAAGTTGGTTACTACAACCCACTTACTAACCCTGATGAAGTTAAGCTTGAAGAAGACAAGATTTTTGAATGGCTTGAAAAAGGTGCTCAACCATCAGATACTGTAAGAAGCTTACTTTCAAAAGCTGGTTTGATGACTAGATACCACGACGCAAAGTACGGTAAGTAA
- the rimM gene encoding ribosome maturation factor RimM (Essential for efficient processing of 16S rRNA), producing MTEYFEVGKILSPHGLKGEVKVNATTDFPEERLATGSRLFIKNNKQYEELIVENTRRHKQFYLVKFEKIDDIEQAEKICSKELYVAETDQQELPEGSYYFKDILNCPVYDAGTGEKLGVLENIETPGANDIWEIKPEKGKSFWIPNIESVVKKVDLANKRIEVTLLEGLRDEN from the coding sequence ATGACTGAATATTTTGAAGTTGGAAAGATATTGTCTCCTCATGGATTAAAGGGAGAAGTTAAGGTAAATGCAACAACTGATTTTCCAGAGGAAAGATTAGCTACAGGAAGTAGATTGTTTATTAAGAATAATAAACAGTATGAAGAATTAATTGTAGAAAATACTCGACGCCATAAACAATTTTATTTAGTTAAATTTGAAAAGATTGATGATATTGAGCAAGCTGAAAAAATTTGCAGTAAAGAATTATATGTAGCAGAAACAGATCAACAAGAATTACCTGAAGGTAGCTACTACTTTAAAGACATCTTAAATTGCCCGGTCTATGATGCTGGGACTGGAGAAAAGCTAGGAGTATTAGAAAACATTGAAACTCCTGGTGCTAATGATATTTGGGAGATAAAGCCAGAAAAAGGAAAGAGTTTTTGGATTCCAAATATTGAATCAGTAGTTAAAAAAGTTGATCTAGCCAATAAAAGAATAGAAGTAACTTTGCTTGAAGGATTACGAGATGAAAATTAA
- the smc gene encoding chromosome segregation protein SMC: protein MPLQQLVLNGFKSFADKTTIRFNNGITGIVGPNGSGKSNITEAIRWVMGEGSAKSLRGENMKDVIFAGSQMRAPMNHAEVELVFDNRDHQLASDNDEVVVTRKILRNGESDYLLNHHPVRLKDVRTLFIESGMSSDSLGIISQGKVDEILNSKPQQRRGIFEEAAGVLHFKQQKEIALKQLDKTNANLIRINDLVKELEGRIEPLHEQSSLAKEYKFQKEQLDHKLKQLLGLEIESLNEEKKAVAKKAAANQGILNKLDDEVKQSQADLEEKRKQSNERHAEKDEKQQELLSLTQKIAALTTDLQMHQQSREYDVATQKEYNAQSEELKERRKRLLDQLAANEKDLNSQNQVLADFVEKQKNLKQELKQGPEQLNNQLEQVRSDYIQTLQDQTSNNNEIVYLKNELTRSKKSNDNRQQEVEEQLDEAQKVLTQLKKQGQDLVLKRKQLNETIATLDRKIAEESKLKDQSEQAYLKVKNDLQQLSAQVKGLKKIRNRHEGYYYGVKYVLNHQSDFHGIVGVIGELISFPAELEAALSTALGGGVQDLVTIDQSSARDAINLLKQTRTGRATFLPLDGLRHNEIAASTLNSLQSIEGFKGVAADLVTSKTATDISNAISYLLGNVLVVDNIDTALRVQRRIGRYYRIVTLDGDIISPGGSMTGGTRNTRNNSPLATNAEIDKLTLQIKTGKVEFTKLQTALNELDKKLTELQTELEAKNTDLTALNQKISEQAIKYENEEKEVQRLTQLNDLQQKAQLEKKQEEAELTSRLEKEQAKKKELEEVAQTQRAKMDQLKTDLTDFDEAYQKLQAELSNLNSDLAVVKNKLENITTKKSELEEQLENTNSRLKDIEEKIKALSLSQNGQSESEIEEQVAKLSKQKKQMQEALAEINKDLGKFDAQINNLDQVATRNYNLRKNTAAEQEEYSARLGELKSQINQKLGILSEEYSLTFEAALQLSEGQNTTDLRKKLEREVHLHKMSLADIGEVNLNSIEEYEDVKTRYDFLNGQQNDLLKARKDIEESMSKLDDEVKSRFSATFHQIERSFAKIFPIMFDGGHARLELTDPKNLLETGIEIIAQPPGKKFQKLTLLSGGERALTAITLLFAMLQVNPVPLCILDEVEAALDETNVDRFAQFLNHYDMKTQFIVITHRRGTMQKADNLYGIVMQESGISKVLSVSLNEIKKEVN, encoded by the coding sequence GTGCCACTACAACAATTAGTTTTAAATGGTTTTAAGTCTTTCGCTGATAAGACGACAATTAGATTTAATAATGGTATTACCGGCATCGTTGGTCCAAATGGTAGTGGAAAAAGTAACATTACTGAAGCAATTCGGTGGGTAATGGGTGAAGGATCTGCCAAGTCTTTACGTGGTGAAAATATGAAAGATGTTATTTTCGCTGGTAGTCAAATGAGAGCTCCAATGAATCATGCTGAGGTTGAGTTGGTTTTTGATAATCGTGATCACCAACTTGCTTCTGATAATGATGAAGTGGTTGTAACTAGAAAAATTTTGCGTAACGGCGAAAGTGATTATCTTTTAAATCATCATCCAGTAAGATTGAAAGATGTTAGGACACTGTTTATTGAATCAGGGATGTCATCTGATAGCTTGGGAATAATTTCTCAGGGGAAGGTCGATGAAATTCTTAATTCTAAGCCACAACAGCGTCGAGGAATTTTTGAAGAGGCTGCCGGCGTCCTTCATTTTAAGCAGCAAAAAGAAATTGCACTTAAGCAGTTAGACAAAACTAATGCCAATCTAATTAGAATTAATGATTTGGTTAAAGAATTGGAAGGTAGAATCGAGCCTTTACATGAACAGAGTTCTTTAGCAAAAGAATATAAATTTCAGAAAGAACAGCTTGACCATAAATTAAAACAACTTTTGGGCTTGGAGATTGAAAGTTTAAATGAAGAGAAGAAGGCGGTCGCTAAGAAGGCGGCAGCAAATCAAGGGATTTTAAATAAGCTTGATGACGAAGTTAAGCAATCCCAAGCTGATTTAGAAGAGAAACGTAAGCAATCAAATGAGCGCCATGCTGAAAAAGATGAAAAGCAGCAAGAATTATTATCTTTAACACAAAAAATTGCCGCTCTGACTACTGATCTTCAAATGCATCAACAATCTCGAGAATATGATGTCGCTACTCAAAAGGAATATAATGCACAATCTGAAGAGCTAAAAGAGCGAAGAAAACGTTTGTTAGATCAGCTTGCAGCTAATGAAAAAGATCTAAACAGTCAAAATCAAGTCCTTGCTGATTTCGTAGAAAAGCAAAAGAATTTGAAACAGGAACTTAAGCAAGGTCCTGAACAATTGAATAATCAATTAGAACAAGTTCGATCTGATTATATTCAAACTTTGCAGGATCAAACGAGTAATAATAACGAGATTGTTTATTTGAAAAATGAATTAACTCGCAGTAAAAAATCAAATGATAATCGCCAGCAAGAAGTTGAAGAACAATTAGATGAAGCTCAAAAAGTTCTTACTCAGTTAAAAAAACAAGGGCAAGACCTTGTTTTAAAGAGAAAACAACTAAATGAAACTATTGCGACTCTTGATAGAAAAATTGCTGAGGAGAGTAAGCTTAAGGATCAAAGTGAACAAGCTTACTTAAAGGTTAAAAATGATTTACAACAACTTTCTGCACAAGTAAAAGGCCTAAAGAAAATTAGAAATAGACATGAAGGATACTATTATGGGGTTAAATATGTTTTAAACCATCAAAGTGATTTTCATGGAATTGTAGGGGTTATTGGGGAGTTAATTTCTTTTCCAGCTGAATTAGAAGCCGCTTTGTCAACAGCTTTAGGTGGTGGCGTTCAAGACTTAGTTACTATTGACCAAAGTAGTGCTAGGGATGCCATTAATTTGTTGAAGCAAACTCGTACAGGTAGGGCTACCTTTTTACCTCTAGATGGATTACGTCATAATGAGATTGCTGCCTCCACTTTAAACTCCTTACAAAGTATTGAAGGATTTAAAGGTGTAGCGGCAGACTTAGTAACCTCAAAAACTGCGACTGATATTTCTAATGCTATTTCTTACCTTTTAGGGAATGTTTTAGTGGTAGATAATATTGATACGGCTTTACGTGTTCAACGCAGAATTGGAAGATATTATCGAATTGTGACACTAGATGGAGATATTATTAGTCCTGGAGGAAGTATGACTGGTGGGACTAGAAATACAAGAAATAATTCTCCTCTGGCAACAAATGCTGAGATTGATAAATTAACATTACAAATTAAGACGGGGAAGGTAGAATTTACTAAACTACAAACAGCCCTAAACGAACTAGATAAAAAATTAACCGAGTTACAAACTGAGCTAGAAGCTAAAAATACTGATTTAACTGCCCTAAATCAAAAAATCAGTGAGCAAGCTATTAAGTATGAAAATGAAGAAAAAGAGGTTCAAAGGCTGACTCAGTTAAATGATTTACAGCAAAAGGCCCAACTTGAGAAGAAGCAAGAAGAAGCAGAACTTACTAGTCGTCTTGAAAAAGAGCAGGCTAAAAAGAAAGAACTTGAAGAAGTTGCTCAAACACAACGAGCAAAAATGGATCAATTAAAGACTGACTTGACCGATTTTGATGAAGCTTATCAAAAATTACAGGCAGAATTAAGTAACTTAAATTCCGACTTGGCCGTAGTAAAGAATAAATTGGAAAATATTACTACTAAGAAATCTGAATTGGAAGAACAGCTTGAAAATACCAATTCCAGACTTAAGGATATTGAGGAAAAAATTAAAGCTTTGTCATTGTCTCAAAATGGACAAAGTGAGTCAGAAATTGAAGAGCAAGTTGCTAAGCTAAGTAAGCAGAAAAAACAAATGCAAGAGGCTTTAGCTGAAATAAATAAAGATTTAGGTAAATTTGATGCTCAAATAAATAATCTTGATCAAGTTGCTACAAGAAATTATAATTTGCGTAAAAATACTGCTGCGGAGCAAGAAGAGTATTCTGCAAGGCTAGGAGAACTTAAGTCCCAAATTAATCAAAAACTTGGTATTTTAAGTGAAGAATATTCCTTAACTTTTGAAGCAGCTTTGCAATTATCTGAGGGACAAAATACAACAGATTTGCGTAAGAAATTGGAACGTGAAGTTCATCTACATAAAATGTCTTTAGCAGATATTGGTGAGGTTAACTTGAACTCTATTGAAGAGTATGAAGATGTTAAAACGCGTTATGATTTCTTAAATGGACAACAGAATGACTTGCTAAAGGCTAGAAAAGATATTGAAGAATCAATGTCTAAACTAGATGATGAGGTAAAGAGTAGGTTTAGTGCAACCTTCCACCAGATAGAAAGAAGCTTTGCAAAGATTTTTCCAATTATGTTTGATGGTGGTCATGCTAGATTAGAGTTAACTGATCCAAAGAACTTACTTGAAACTGGAATTGAAATTATTGCGCAGCCACCTGGTAAGAAGTTCCAGAAGTTAACGCTTCTTTCTGGTGGGGAAAGGGCATTAACTGCAATTACTTTATTGTTTGCAATGCTTCAAGTTAACCCAGTACCATTATGTATTCTAGACGAGGTAGAAGCAGCTTTAGATGAAACAAACGTTGATCGTTTTGCTCAGTTTTTGAATCATTATGATATGAAAACTCAATTTATTGTTATTACACACCGTCGTGGAACTATGCAGAAAGCAGATAATTTGTATGGAATCGTAATGCAAGAATCAGGTATTTCAAAAGTGTTATCTGTATCGTTAAATGAAATTAAGAAAGAAGTGAATTAG